TGTTAATACTTCCTTTGAAGAATGGGAAATTGCAAAGAATGAATTTGATGCAGTATTAGCAGCAACATCTTGGCATTGGATCGATCCTGCGATCTCTTACTTCAAGTCCTTTGAAGCTCTAAAGGCGGATGGATATTTGGTTTTGTTATGGAATACACCTCCTCAACTAGATTATACAACTTACCAAATTGTTGATAGAGTTTATCAGACCCTTGCCCCTTCTGTTCCTATCTATGCTAGATATGAAGATCAGCTTACACATCAAGATCATTTCCAGAAGTTTAGCCAAGATATTCTAAGCTCAGGATATTTTGAAGATTTATCTTATGAATCTATGGTTAACGAAGTTCAATACAGCCTTGATGACTATCTCTTGCTATTGAGTACCTTATCGCCATATATTGCGCTGGAAGAGACTACTAGAAATAATCTATTTACAAAATTGAGAGAAGTGCTATATCGGATGCTTCATCAAGATGATCGTGATTACCTGACGCTCTATTACATATCAGCTTTTCACGTTGCCCGAAAGGTATAATCCATCGCTCATGACGCATTACCTTGCTCTTCTGATTAGACGACTTTACGCAAAGATAAAAGCAATACATCCTTAAGCTATAGCCTAAGGATGTATTGCTTTTATGCAGCAACCAGTTCGCAAACTATGGTCTTTTGCTGTGTGGTCAGCGAAGCTGTGTATTCACCCACCAATACTTTGGCAGAGTCTTTAGCGACTAGTCCTAGCAGGTATGGCTTTTTCCTGCTTTTACGGATGACTTCTATCTGATATCTGCCATCTTCTTGGCGTTGAGATACAACAATGGGAATACAGGCATGTTCTCCATTTCCTGTCCATTTGGTTGATGCGAGTTCTCCATACTGTGCGCCTACTACTTGCAAGCGCATCAGTTGGTTGTCATGGAGGCGATCGCAGATCTCTGGTAGAAACATATTGAAGACTACGCTTGCGGTTCCATGATCGCCATTGTGACTGGCTTGCCACATAGCGGCGGCGCAGGTTTGAGCAGTTTTCTCGCTTTTCTCCCTTAGCTTCTCACCTAGTCCTTTTGCCCATTGCACTGCTGCTCTCAGGATTTTCTTGCGGGATTCTTTCTCACTCGATAGTTTCATCGCTTCCCTAATCTTGCTGGTATATTCATCACGACGGGCGATCGCTCTTTTGTAGAGGGTTTCACTCGGCTTGACAAATAGTTCGCGAAATTCGAGCAGGGTGCGCTCGTGCAAATCTACAGGTTGCCAGATTTCGTTTACAGATTGAATCAATAAAGAGATTGCATCGTTATATTCTGCACTTGCTTCCATTGGTCTAGCTGGTCTTTTACATCTCTGCTTAGCATCGTAGTAACTGCCATAGACTCCTTGCTGTTTGCGATCAATTAGCCAGTCTAGTTTCGGTAAGCTTTTGCCCACTTCATCAAGAAAGGCTTGGTCGTGGCTAAGGTCAGACTTGAGCCGATCTACAGCAACTTGCACTTCTTGGGCTAGTCCTGCAATGTACTGATGGTTGCCTGTTGCCCATGCGGTGGCTAGGTAATAGGTAATCAGTCCAATTTGGTTTTCAGTGGATCTGAGGGCGACTTCTGCTAATGTGCCTTGCACTGGTACTTTGTCGGGTTTGTAAGTGGTGGGCTTGATGTGGTGCTGACGAATTTCTTTGGCGATTTCAGGTAGTTTCTTAACTGATTTCACGCAGAAGGTGTCTCCATCAAAGTCCATGCCGCAATAGTCACGGGCGATGTCTGGATTGACATACATCGTTCCCTGTTGGTTGAGACCTTTGATGTGCTTGTTTGTCCAAATCTGCAAGTCATTGCGATCGCGGATGGGATAGCGGAAGCCGACATATTCGCCTTCGGGCATTTCAGGGATGCACATTTCTAGTTCTCCTAGTTCGGGATAGGGCTGCGCCATGAAGCTAGAGAAGTTAATACCGCCACTGGTGGCTAGGGTTAACCACCTTCTTCTTACTAAGTCTTCAATCTTTCGTACTACATAGGGATGTTCTAGCAGTTGTCCGTGAATGTCGTGTTTGAGGATCTCCGCGAGGATTTTGCCGTCGGCTTCTTCTTCGCGTTCTTCTTCAGGTTCATCTGTTTTCACCCACTGTTCGGTTTGGATCAGTTGGCAGAGTTGTTGAATGTTTGATTGGGCGGCGACGAGGGTTTCGGCTTTGAGTTTAGTAGTTGGCAAGACATCTTGGGCGATCGCTTGTTGACTAAACCATTGCCAGACGGTGTAGGAGGTCTTGACTCTACGTTTTTGGGCAAAGTTAACGATTCCAAGTTTCAGATTGGCGAGTTTGTGGATACCTAGTTTGGGCTTGTGTCCTTTGAAACATGATAGAGGCAGGATTAAGTCAATTCCTGCGGGACAGTTTAGGCTGAGTTGTAAGGTTCCTTTGGCAACCCATTGATGGGCAATTCCTGCTCGAAACTGGAAAGGGGTGTTGGCTGGGATCACAAAGTCTTGGCTTTGGCGCAGTTGGTTTAGAAATTCATGGCTGATTTTGCCGTGACAGTCATCGGTGCGATGTTCTTTGTCTTGGACAATGAGGATGTTTACTCGTTCGATGCTATAGATTTTCAGGCATTCGGTCATGAGGATGGAGCCGTAGTTGATTTGTCCCATCGCACTGGGGAAATAGGTGGCAAAGGGGTTTAGTCCTTGGCTGAAGAAGAAGTCTCCATGTTTTCTGGCTCCCGACGCTCCCGCTAGTTGGTATTTGCCTAGCCCTTTGGTTAAGGTGGCGATCGCTTGTTTCTTTAGGGGGGCTATGCTTTTGGCGGCGGTGCTGCGCTTGCTGGCGGATTTGCTGGTTTTGGTAATGGTTTCGGCTTTGGCTATCTTTTGCAAGTAGCTAGAAATGTTGCCGATGCTGAGGTTGATGTCTGGATGCAGGGCTTCGAGGAGGGTGTCCCGAAATTGGATCTCGTTATCGACGATCTCTCCTGTGGCGAGGTTGGTCTTGGCGATCATTAGCATTTATTTTTGTTCTCAAAGTAATTTAGCGACTAGATCCAAATCGTTGGATCTAGTCGCTTTTGATTTTCGTTTCTAGATGGGGACTAGGCTGCTTTCTTGTTCAGGTCTTGGCGATAAACGACAAATCCATTATTTTGCAGTTCGTCAATTGTTGTGGGCTTTGATGGCAGAAAGTTGATCTTGCCTTCTTTGGTTGCCAGAATCTTGCAGCCATAATGGTTTTGCAAACGTTGAATCACCTTCTCAATCGGCAGGTTGATGTTCGCCAAAGCCCATCCCTTCTTCGCTTGGTATAGCCACATCTTGTCTGTGCTAACTTGTGGTTTACGGGCTTTGGGTTTGCGGCTGGTTTCAACTACTGCATTGCTGGCTGCTACTGTCTTTTCCAGTTCCTTGACTGGGATTTGCGCGTTGATATGGACAATCAAGGCTCTGGTGGTTACATGCAGTTCTGCTTGACTCAGCTTATCAATGATTTTATCGGCAAGTTCTTCAGGGGTATCGAATCTTAGTTGACGAGCCATGTTTTTAGTCTCCTGATTTTAATTTTTGGTTGACAATCGCTCACGGACTTTACGCGCTAGCGTTCTTCTTGCTTGTCAATGTAGATTTCTTTTTGATAGATATCTACATTGACAAGATTGCTATTTGAAACTAGGCGGTTAGGTAGAAGAGCAATTCTTTCTTCTTCAGTTTTCGCCAGTTAGGGATTCTGCGTTCTTTGGCTAGGGGTCTTAGTTCTTGAACAGTCATTTTCGTGAGTGGCTTGGTAGCGACTTCGGCAATGATTTCAGTCTTTACTTCCTTTACCGTAGCTTTCAGTTTTGGTGCTGCTTTTGCTGATGGCAAAGATACTGTTGCATCTGGAAGTAATGGGTTCGTAGCTGTTAGATGCCTGACTGTGACTTCAGGTGTTTCTATCTGAGAAGTTAGCAGTGATTGAGCCGTGGGTTCAGTCCCTAGAAATGAGAGTAGGGCATAGGTTAGTGCGGTCAATAATCCCAGTAATGCAATCAGACTCACGGTCACAAGTGCTTCGACTGCTATCTTGAAAATTGATGGTGGCTTCATAGTTTTTCCTAATAATTTGTTGATTTTCTTCAATACTTGTTTGGGAATCGGTAAGCGAGATCTCTGTCAATTCACTCGAATTTAAGCGAGATCGCTAGACTGATTTTTAGTTCAATTCTCTTGCTGCGTTTTTTTTAGAGAAGATCTGGGGATAGTCTTCGGACAGGTTTTCCAAATGACTTGTCGCTACTTCGCGGCAATGTTGCGGATCTGTGGTGTATTCGTTCATGGCGGCTTTGACGAAATACTCGGCATAGGTCAACATTTCCAAGATGCTCGGATCTACTTTTGAGATTTGGTCTGGATGTTGAGCGAGGTATTCTCCTAATTCCTGAACACTTTCTTGTACTGCATCTAGGAGTAAATCCTTGGTTTGGATTGTCCGCTTTGTGCCATCTCTGAAGGTCAGGAGTTTTGTGCCATTGCCAAAATCTGTTACTTTGGCTTGCATCGATTTGGCAAGATCGATTTGCTGTTTTGTGGTCTTCAGACATCTGGCTCTCGAACGATATACCTGCACCTGTGTCTTGCCTGTCATCGCGCCTATTGCTATTTTCACGGTAGTTATTCCTACTACGTCTTTGGTCGCGGACTTTAAGCGTAAGCGCTCTTACTGTTTCTACATAAACAATGAATCTGGGCATAATATCTGTGTTATCGGGACTCCTGATATTCCTTTTGACTCTCTGCGATTAACTGAAGAGCGCGATCGCAGTTTTTGGCATCTTTCATGGTTACTTGGCTATGGGTGATCTCTAGTCCTTGCTGTACCAGAAGTGGCGAATACTGGAATTTACCTTGGTTCAAGACTTTGGCATCCAATGTCAATGTATCGGTGTCCTGTTCCCATGTGGCTCGATATTTACCTTCGTTGCCCTTACGCTCAAATACAAGTTTGCCATCTTGTGATTCTACATAGTCGCTTTTGATTGCCAAGATTTCCCGCCATTGCGAGGCGACGTGCTGGCTTAATGTGTGATGATCCTTGTGCATTGCTTGCTGTGCTTTTTCGGTGATGCTTTCGCCTGCTATCAGCTCTTGAATTCGGTCTATATATTTCTCACTCTTGCCCAAATATTCTGCTATTCGGCTCCATTCCATTAGTTGCTGAATATCGGCAACGATGGTGTTATCAGCTTTGATAGGCTCTGTCGGAAATGGCATGATTTTTCCATTTACATAGTCTCCCAGTGGCTGAAAGTGCATTCCCCATGTGTTGCTATGTCCTTGAAATGTGGTCAGTTCCTTGGCGCTATGCTTTTCCATCTGCGACCATTGCTGTTGATAGGCTGCATCATTCAGCATTTCTGGGGTGATTTTGTACTGTTTGCCTACTTT
This window of the Pseudanabaena sp. ABRG5-3 genome carries:
- a CDS encoding class I SAM-dependent methyltransferase encodes the protein MTNLPNSFQEDILANPNHKSWAEVTKDYVGKGIDSKRTWYSSVADAYNRVRPRYALELISRVIELTRLPPKSNILEIGCGPAIATVSFAELGFSLLSLEPNLEAFQLARQNCAAYPQVKIVNTSFEEWEIAKNEFDAVLAATSWHWIDPAISYFKSFEALKADGYLVLLWNTPPQLDYTTYQIVDRVYQTLAPSVPIYARYEDQLTHQDHFQKFSQDILSSGYFEDLSYESMVNEVQYSLDDYLLLLSTLSPYIALEETTRNNLFTKLREVLYRMLHQDDRDYLTLYYISAFHVARKV
- a CDS encoding Rho termination factor N-terminal domain-containing protein, whose product is MKPPSIFKIAVEALVTVSLIALLGLLTALTYALLSFLGTEPTAQSLLTSQIETPEVTVRHLTATNPLLPDATVSLPSAKAAPKLKATVKEVKTEIIAEVATKPLTKMTVQELRPLAKERRIPNWRKLKKKELLFYLTA